The DNA sequence AGATAGCCTCATGCTGTGGTAGCGCTGGTGCTTTGGTGGGAATCATTGTATTCTTGAACGCGTATAATGGCAAGCCTTCTCCAGACTGGCCATACGGAATGACAGTCAACTCAATACTATCCTGGCTTGTGCAAATATTTACCGCACTTCTGTTGGATCCTATCGCCGCCTGCCTCAGCCAAGCTCGCTGGAATAGTTTGGGCAGTGCTGGCTGTCGTCTTTCAGATATCAGTCTATATGATTTTGCTAGTAGAGGTGCCTTTGGTTGCATCTCATTGATCTGGCATTCGAAATTCAGGTAGGTCATTGCTGCTTATGGTATGAAGGCCATCAATGTCTGCTAACAATTCATATCAATTTAGGACTTCGGCTTGCATGGGTGCGCTTATCACTATATTGGTAATAGGTACAGGTCCTTTCGTTCAGCAGATGGTGACCGTCGAAAATCGCCTTGCCCTGAGTGCTGAGCCTGCCACTGTACCCCGTTCCCTAGGAATCATTGAGTACCTCGGTAGATCTCCGAGCCTCCCACAAGATATTCTTGCCGCATTATATAGTGCCATTCTTGGAGACACGACAAACAGCAACGGGAACCTGACTCGGTTATTGGTTGCTCCTGATTGCCCGACTGGAGAATGCGAGATTACTCCTTTCCGGTCTTTGGCGGCTTGTTCGACCTGCTCTGATTTAACAAACTCAGTCAGCACGAGCTGTATGGATAACTGGTGCCGAGCCAACCGCACTTTCTGCCAGCATTCGCTCCCTGATGGCTTGACGCTCAACGTGAGTGAGTATAACGGCCGGTATGGGAACGTGGCAAGCAAAATGTCCTCGCGTATTGGGTATTACAACGCATCTATAATCGCGAATTTCTCCTCAATTTCTGTTACCCCTGGAACTGACTTAACAAAGGCAACAGCCCATCATTGTCTTGTGTACTGGTGTGTGAAAACGTATACAGCGGGCATGCGTGACAACAAGCCATGGGAGAAATTGGTCGATACCTGGGATGATCTTACGATGCCCATGTCATTTGGACAAAATTTTACGTTTCATGTCCCGTCCCAAGGTAACTTGACAAGCTCCAAGTTTTGGGTTGGCATCCCCACGATGAAGGCATGGATGTACTCAAAACTAAATATAAACCCCTCTCTACATTGTAACACAATTGAGACGCCATACGACGAGTTTAGATACCCCATGATTCGCTATGGTATACCAAAGTTCTGTGAGAAACTCGCCTTAGGAATCACATCGGGAGTACGTCTCTATAATAGCACTCCTGCAACTGGAACCGCATGGAAGATGGAAACCCAAATACATGTCCGATGGGCATGGGTTACTCTCCCAGCTTTTCTGGTCGTTTCAACAGCAGTATTCCTTGGCATAACAGCACTTCAGACAAAAAGTGGTGGGTTTGACGTCTGGAAATCGTCGCCTACGCCTCTGGTTTGTGCCACACTGGACCAACGAGCCCAGGAATTGTTATGTTCAGCAGAACATCCTACGGAAATGGAGCAGTTGACTAGCGGGATAAGGGTTAAATTTCACAAGGAAGGGTTGCATGGCGGTGGTAGATGGCAACTAGGAATGATGTGATTACTACATCTGTATCATAGTTTGTCTTGTTCAATTGAGATTGCGTGAAGTTACCATAGCCTGCGTGCGATGCAATTTGAAGTGACATAAGTAGGCAACGAACGTTCCCAACAAGTAGTAAGAAACATTCATTTTGAGTTCGACGCTTATAATCGTCATGCTACGTGCAGGATGACGTGGTTTTTCCGAAGCTTggttggtttccttgctTCCAAGATTAATATCCAAGCAAATTAATGAAGTCTGCCATATATCCTCCACCGTATTTGATGATCATGCAAGTGGCTATGTGATGTAGAATAAAATTCTTTTTGTCTAGTTGAATCTTGACTGGGTGATTCGATAGCTATTGGGTTTGGTTGGAAGATCTATAAGCTTAATAAATCGGCTCAAGTGTATCCTATACTAGATAGTATGCAACGTTATTACCCTATATATTGGGCATAGTGCATGATTTCTACTTACTTATCGACAAATCAGAAAGTATCTACAAGATCGACATGCTCCATCTGCTGCGGAGGTCCATGAACTTCCCTTAACAGATCCTAAGAGTAAAAGAACCTAGGAATAAAAGTTGATTACTGATATTATATGTAGAGGGTTTTTACTAATAGAAACATATGCATAGCAATCACTGGTAGGGGCGTTTCTCAGTTCTTAGGGAGGCAAGAAGACCATTATAGCATCCACAGAAATTGAAAGTTACGCTCAAACTAATATAGCCTAGTGGGATGTATACTCTACAGTGGTGTATAGCCCCCTCGCcggtggagatgatggttAAGGTGCTGGTTCTCGAAACACCCATCTTTCGTTGTTGGTATCGAGCCATTGTATGCCTTACGCTTCTCCGAGTAACTTAATCACCGATCCTGGGAGGTTGGAAAGTTGGAGATAAAAATTTGCCAGAGTATCACAATAATCATTGCTTTACGCCTAACAAGATACTCCGAATCATCGCTATTGTACTTCTATGGAGCTAACGGGGCTTATCATGTCTTTGCCTGGAAGACAAAAGCATGCCCCCTTACTGCCTTTGTTACTGGGACCATTTGTGAGTGTCTGCAGACTAGATTTCAAGCATTACCAGGGGTCTCTGGTTTCATTGTTTTCTCGGGAAGTGATGGCAGTGGGCTATTTTTTCCACGTTTTAGGGCTCGGCCAATCCGAGAATTCTTCAGACCACCTGCATCGTATTTCCACCCACCTTTGCGCAGCTATAATTAATCTGATATATGGACAAGTCGTACGCTGCTTGGGTCAATTGCACAATGGACATAGTAGGTTCTGTAGAGCCCAGCATGGCAATCCGAAGCTCATTGAGTTGAGTAATTAATTAGATAATTTAGGGCACGATACATCATGCGAATGATGTAAAAGTAGGCTTAACAAAATGCTTCCAGCACGTATAGATGCGCCCCGTGACTGGTGAGATATTCTTCGTTACCCTGCAAACATCTTATGGCACGAAAGAAGCGGCGAATTATGTCCCAGGCCGGTACAACGAACAGGACATGGTGCAAGACCTGCCATCCTTCAGGAATGGGTCTTTGAAACGCTTTATTGTGCGCCCTTCGCTTGTATGTAACGAGAAAGAACTAGAAGAAGACCAGCTGAAAATACAGCACACTACGCTTGTCTTCTCACTAGCCTTCACTGGAGTCTCTCCGATGTAAGTTGTTAGAAGGGGAAACTGGATGAATTTCTCTTAGATTGATTGACTTGCTTgaatctatcaacatgactgtgtgggaagaggaagaacaacagcGCTATGGCTAATTAGGCAGCGTCAACAGAAGTCCACGGTCCACACTCAATTCACCTTTGGTGGACTAAGAACCTAGTAAGATGATATCTCTGGTTATTAAGATCTTGGTCACCTTTTCTGGAAAAATCTTAAGGCTCTAGTTTAAGTTTCTTAGAACACTGTGTGAAGATGCAATCGCTTTGTCATACAGGAAACATAGAGTGCCCGGTAGGCCTTGGGTGGTGTGGGCTCGTTGCCGCGTCAAGCTTTTGGGTTgatttcttttgtctcttgaTTAGATGGAAAATTCAAACCGCAGGAAACCTCAAGATGTACGAGTGGAACATCTCTAACGGCAGATATCGATGCTCGCCAGCTCTTCTGAGATGGTTTTGTAGGTAGCCTACGACTCAGGGATAAGGGCTTCATCGCTGTTCTCTTGCATACGGAGAACTTCTAGCACTGCGGCTTGGCTCTATCTAAGCTTCATCGAGTTCCTTTACCCGTCAGTAACGTCGGCGTTGACAAAATAACACGCCTTTTTATGTTACTTTATTACATTTAAGCTCCAATATCTGGAGGTGGACGACTTAGGCTCTTGTTTCATTCGTGGCAATGTCTGGTGAAATCATATTGTTCCATTTACACTAACTACAGTGTGACTATCGTTCACCACACTTCTGTTTGCACGATATCCGTTGCCAATcatatatctatatagtccaccaATCCGCTTCTTGGAACTCGGGCAACCATTAGTCGAAAGTTATATGTCATTCGCAGTGGTTATTATTGGGTGCGATAGCTTGCTATATGTTCTCGCTCTTCCATGTTTTTAAATGGTCATTTATTATAATGACGGATGTTGAGTTCTGGGATATATTGGCGAACTTGGTAGTTAAGGACTATTATATCATCATGAATGAGAGAGAAGATCAGATACATCTCTTCATGCAAGTACCGTGAAAGAATCCATCCAGCTCAATCGAGTCCTGCTGACACAACTTTCAAAACGCGGTCGAAAGTATACCATAAACCACGAACCTTGTCTACGATGCTGTGACCTGGCCTTTTTTACTATAGTCAAAATGTATCCAAGTTGTATCTTCTGAGGGACAATTAGTGTAGTAGATGCGCAGAATCGGAGACTAACACAAGACAACACTGTTCAGGTGACGTCAGCTTTGTTTACCCCGCTTTTGTGCTGCTTTAAACATGATATTGATTCCACTCTCCCAGGCGCTTTTGATATCCATCCAATGCCCCTATAGCAGCTTCTCGTGATGCCGATCACTCACATAGTTCTCTTCCAGTTTAAAGCGGGAACTAGCCCCGATATCATTAAAGATGTATGTTCAGAACTCTGTATTAGGTCTGACAGATTTGAAAGGCCATGGCTGTATGCATATCAGGATAGTGATGTAGATACTAACAACGACACTCTTCAGATTTGCAGTCGCATGTTAGGCCTGAAAGACACCTGCCTTCACCCTTCGTCCCAGAAACCCTACATTAGGACTTCATCTGGTGGCATAGATGATTCTCCTGAAGGCATCCAGGTATGTTATCCGTGTGTATTTTACAAGTAGCCTACATAGATATATAGTTCCGAGTCACTCACTAACCGCCTCGGCGAGGGTAGCATGGCATCACACATGCCTTTGTTGTTGAGTTTGCGAGTGCTGCAGACCGAGACTACTATGTCAAGGAGGATCCTGTTCATCAAGAATTCGTCAAGAGCCTTGATGGAGTTGTCGAGAAGGCGCAAGCCATTGACTTCACTCCAGGGGTTTTCTAAATTGGAGTAACTGAAGCAGAGGATTGTTGAATTACTTCATTCGGTATCTGAGCTTATAACATATCAATTGCCATTAGCTTTAGATATCTACCATGTTGTCATCTTTACTGGTATAGAACTAAAGTATTAACGGAAGCTCGTCCGTTTTTAGTGCATTTATCTAGTGCATATTAGCATGTATGATAACTTAGTACCGTAGCATTAGGTCCGCTCCGTCGTAGACAGAAATTATGAGCAGCCATTAAGCTATGATAGCGTAAGGTACATTTGATTTGGATTATGATATTGACGTAGAAAAAAAGGATCAATGTGAAAAAATtaaaaacatacaacaggagggattcgctggtggtcacccacccaactactaacctcccggcgtgtggcttaagtacggctgagcggacgggaagccctgttctccacaccctatggtcgtatgtactggtAAGAGCGACTAATACCAAATGAGTACCAAAAAGTTACTATCAAAAAAGCTATCATGCTCCCCACGTTTTGCTCCTTTGCCGTTGCTCATACCGCGTAGCCTGCACAGCGTGCGATTTGGGACAAACGATTCGGTGGGGTTGCTGGATTTAGTTGTCACGAACCAGAAATCCCATTTTACTAAGGCTGTCCGAAGTGTTTGTTGTCTTGACGCGTCGCAGTGACAATATCAGCCACCAGGACAAGGAATGGACCATTCACAAGCACAATGAGTCGCTTTCTTACGCCATCCAAGGTTGCCTTGCTATGTCTGATCTCTATCTACACGGAGGGGGTCATCCCAAATTCCTCTGCTGTCCATGTTCTGTCATTCTTGGTCGCGTCTTTAAGTCCACTGGACGCTGACCCAAGCTCCTCTAAAAACTGGAAGGCACAATACTCAGCATCCATAACTGACCTCGAAGGAGCTTTGTCTACGCACTCATCTTCAATCCCTGGACGCACAATCTGGGATTTGTTCCTCAAAAAAGTCTGGTCTATTGACTCATGCGATGCACTGGAGGtattcttctccaatgtGTTAGATCTGTTGGTCAAATCTCGGGAGGAGCAGATTCGCGATAGGGATAACGGCTTGGCCACGGAGCTGGGATGTATGCGCCTCTCCCGGTGCTCCCCGCTGGGTGCATTTGTGAGGCGAGCACAGCTTGAGTTTACAAGACTACAGTTCCATGACTCGGTTAAGCTCTGGAAGGGCTTTGTCAAGTATCGCCTCCCCACATACCACGCTTGGGCCAGGCGGAATCCGTTTGGTGAACAGGCCATGGTTGATATGAAtttgcttgagcttggctTGGACACCGGTAGTCAACTTGCTCAGGTGGCGTATGGTAATATTGAGGATGACTTGGAGGAAGATAACTATGTCAGTACCAAAGACGTAGAACGCTTGCTGGAATTTCAAATAGGCGAGTTGCAAAGTATGCGAGCCCTCCCTGTCAATGATAGCCGGTTCTAATGATCCcaggaatgggaggaagGGTGCCAGATGGCATGAAGGCATGCCTGGAACGCATCATTAAATCTGGAGCGACACTGCCCAATTTGATACACTACTTAAGGTGAGAACTACATCATGCTTAACAGTCATGAATACTGATTTCCTAGATTCTTGGACGCTTGGAGGGCTGGAGATTACCCATCATCCTTTGACAACCTCCACCGTTACTTCGATTATACGATGCACAGTAGGGACCGGAGCTCGTATCAGTACGCGTTGCTAAATCTTGCTATCCTCCAAGCAGACTTTGGTTGTTATGGGGAAGCTATATCCGCGATGCAAGAGGCAGTCTCGATTGCTCGAGAATCTCACGATATGAATTGCCTGAACTTCTGCATGAGCTGGCTATACCACTTTGGCAAAGCTTTCCCAgagcagatgaaggatgTTCAAAACACGGGCATGCTTggaaatgagaaagaaggactAGCGTTCCTCAAGGCGAAAGCAAAGGAGACAGAAATGTGGAGTCTCTTGAGTACAACGCTACTGAGTGAAGCTAAATTCGAACTACAAAATGTATGTCCTTCGATTTCCCATCTCTGTTAACACCCCTGACAAGTCTTAGGGCGAGAGTCTTGCCTCTTCCATCGAGAACATAATCCGAGCATCGCACCTTAATGTAGCAAAGAACCTCATAAATTCGACCGGGCCGCAGTTACTATTACAGACTGCGCTTTATGCTAGGATCGGTACTACTGCTTCTGAAACGAATGTGTACATCTTGCTAAGGGTCTACAGGTATCACGCACTTGGCATGGTTGAGCAGTGAAACTTTCCAGGAGTGTTACGCAAGTAAAGCGCCATTTGAAGACTATCTGAAGAACAACTTCCGTAGCTCACAGTTGGTAGGTTAGATTTTACCTGCATTCGTCACTGTCGCTGACCCCCCAAAGCTCGCACAACAAGGTCGTTTCAAAGAAGCCTCAGTTCGTATGAATCACATAGGGCCGGACAAACTACGCTCCCTGAAAGCAAATCAATACTGGACATTCTTCTCTGGAGTGTTGCAGCTTAGACGACAAATATATCGGTATGTTGCTCGACTTGAAGATTGTACTTCGCATCCCTAACATGCCTCAGCAATGATAAAACGGCAACAGAATATCTCCTCTCGCAGCTTCAAGCAATACAACTCCCAGATAATGACATCACAGCTCTGTTGGGTTTTCTTCACGTTGAGCACTTAATCCGACAGGGCAACTGCATTCGCGCATTGGAGATTGTTGAACGCATAGCCCAAACCATCCACCGAGACAACTTCGACATCCACTGTCAGGTTAAGCTCTTATGTCTTAAGGCGTATATACTCGAGAAGACCTCCCAGCCCCAGCGTGGGTTCTCTTTGGCAATGAGAGCTGCCAACATTGCCTATCGATCGAGACTTCTCCCTGGCCTTTGGGAAGCTATTTGCGCTCTGTCAGGAGTCCTTCTCAGCCTGAGGGAATTTGAAGCGGTCGTGGCAATGGTGGAGAGTATAATACCTCAAATACTTGAATCCAGCGACTGTGCCCTGGCAGCTCGTGCATACTCTCTTTTAGTGGATGCAAACATGGGCATTGCGGGGAAGGCCCGAAGCCAGGGATCGGGACAAAATGTGGAGTACATGAACCGGGCATTGGAATACCTAGATTGCGCCTACGATCAATATGAAAAGGTTGGGGATATAAAAGGGCAGTGCGAAATGGTGGCAAAAAAAGCTACAGTTATGCACTTGACTGGTGATCTGGTCCTTGCGAATGATTATGCAGCGAAGTACCTGGATTTGCAGCGGCTCGGTAGTACCGAGAGGTGATGAAGTACTAGCTTGGGCGGCTCAAGTTTACTCTCCAGGCGACCTGAAATGCCAAATGATACATGTCTTCATTTCTGACAAGAACGACTAAGTCAACACCTGCACTTTGGTAAAACTCTTCATTTATCAACAGATCCCAACGCTCCCCGTTCAATCTTCTGCTCACTGCAGTAAATATAcacttctttcttcgccgCAAGTTCCGAGCACCGCCGGTTGAAGGCTGTAACATCGTCCGTGGAAAGGTTTAGGTAGCCTTATCCTTGTTGTGGTAGTTGACGCTGTCGTTCCAGCTATTTACTTGTTAGCACATGTTCATAGGAGGCATACTTTTACCTGCGACGACAAAGTTTCATCAAGAATTTGAGACTCGAAGTAGTTCGCCACGGTAAAAAGTGCATGAGAGGCATTGGAAACTTACAAGATGGTCTATATGGGGCAATTGAGTTAGAAAACTGTTCTATATAGAACGGAAGGGAGCATACCTTGTCACCATCTCCCCAGGGGAAGTTCTTCACCCGGATGTTTTGGTATGGGTATTCCACACGCTCCTCAAGAGGAGGCATGTGCTCCCAGTGCTCCCAGTGCTCTTCCCAGAGGTTGTAAGCATTGAGGGAGCCAAGGATAAGGCAAGGAATAACGGCGCTAGTATGGTAAGTATACGTTGATCTGCAACCCGATAGGGACTCAAATGATCAGGCAATACGCACTAGATAGAGAGCTTGCGCCAGAGATCTAAAGAGGCATTGTGTCAGTATCATGCAAATTCTCCAAATAAGCGTTCAGTCAAGCTCGAGAGCGAGTCAATTGAGTGTACGCACCACTGGTGGAGGCAGCGTGGTGCTTGACAGCCGCTCTCTCACGGTTGAATTCGTTGTCGACCATCCAGGGAAGCTTGGAGTCGGTGCTGTTGAACCGGCGCTGAATGGCAGAGCGAACCGGAGCAGaacgctgctgctgcgcaGAGCGCTGAgccagacgaagaaggtTGCGTTGAGGGAACATGGTGGTTGCGGCCTGACAGGTCGAAGGTGGACGTCTTCTGCGTTTGAACAGACGGTGGGATTATACGGACGTCGGGCCTTCCGGTTGACGAGGTTTAGCGGCCCCGTGATTCGCTGTCGCTGTTAGTCAGCACCGCGTGATGTCACTCCAGGATTGGTCACGTGCCGTTCGGGTATAATGCCGAATATGTCCCATACTACTAGACGTCGTACATTGGCGTTGGTACGACACAGTACTTGCCTTCTCTCCGTGCTTTAATTGGACTCCTATTGATGGTGTTTATACCTCTAACTTCTTCCTGGAGTATACGCTGATTCTGTTGTGGACATGTTGCATCTAGACGACAACGGTCAGAATGGGGTTTCGCATTACGACGTGGAACGGTAAGCTTAGACTAAATATGGAAGAACGCGATGTTTCAAGAGACTGATTATCATGAACAGTCAATGGAATCCGGTATCATTCAGTCTTTCCTGGATATTTACTACCTGCTCCCGTACTGAGTCTTCTGTAGAAACCCGTTTGCCTATGAGCCATGGAGAGGCAAGCGGACTTTCGAGGTATACATACCCAGCATGCAACGGTTTAGATGCGTAGGCTGAGATGCAAAAGGCCATGTTTGAGATCTTAGAGGCCGATATTGTTGTCCTTCAGGAAACGAAAATCCAGCGAAAAGATCTTCGAGATGACATGGTCCTGGTGCCTGGATGGGACTGCCACTTCAGTCTACCTAGATCCAAAAA is a window from the Aspergillus oryzae RIB40 DNA, chromosome 6 genome containing:
- a CDS encoding Dabb family protein (predicted protein); the encoded protein is MPITHIVLFQFKAGTSPDIIKDICSRMLGLKDTCLHPSSQKPYIRTSSGGIDDSPEGIQHGITHAFVVEFASAADRDYYVKEDPVHQEFVKSLDGVVEKAQAIDFTPGVF
- a CDS encoding putative anaphase-promoting complex subunit Apc5 (anaphase-promoting complex (APC), subunit 5), translating into MSRFLTPSKVALLCLISIYTEGVIPNSSAVHVLSFLVASLSPLDADPSSSKNWKAQYSASITDLEGALSTHSSSIPGRTIWDLFLKKVWSIDSCDALEVFFSNVLDLLVKSREEQIRDRDNGLATELGCMRLSRCSPLGAFVRRAQLEFTRLQFHDSVKLWKGFVKYRLPTYHAWARRNPFGEQAMVDMNLLELGLDTGSQLAQVAYGNIEDDLEEDNYVSTKDVERLLEFQIGELQRMGGRVPDGMKACLERIIKSGATLPNLIHYLRFLDAWRAGDYPSSFDNLHRYFDYTMHSRDRSSYQYALLNLAILQADFGCYGEAISAMQEAVSIARESHDMNCLNFCMSWLYHFGKAFPEQMKDVQNTGMLGNEKEGLAFLKAKAKETEMWSLLSTTLLSEAKFELQNGESLASSIENIIRASHLNVAKNLINSTGPQLLLQTALYARIGTTASETNVYILLRVYRYHALGMVEQ